Genomic DNA from Enterococcus saccharolyticus subsp. saccharolyticus:
CGCCAATCACCGATAATGCCTGCACTAACTGCAGCAATAATCATTAATAAGTCTACATTAAACTGTTTTTCTTTCATCAATTCCTGTAAACCTTCAATGGTGATTTCCAAACCACCTAAAATAATACCAACCAGATAAATCATCCAGCTACCTTCCCAATGCATCGCATCTAAAATAAGTCCGATAAATAAACTACTCGTACATGCGAGTGTACTAAATAATGTCCACATCATTATGCCCTCCTTCCTATTCAATATAGCACTACGATAGTTATTTAGACATCAGAATCCCTTAAATGATAAAGAGAATCGTTTCAAATAATTTTCTGTTTGTTTTTTTCACATGTTATAATGAATCAAAATGATAGTGAAAATGAGGAGGATAATAATGGGATTATTTCTAAAAGAAGAAGATTTTTGCACTTATATTCAAACGAACTATCCGGATATCAATATTGAAAAAGGACACACGATTGTTTCAGTTAATGTTGTAAATATGCAACCAATTATGAGTTTTGCATATATCACTAGAGAATTAGTTATTGCTGCTAAATATCAACGACAATTACAAATCTTTACGGATCATGTCATTTTTAGACGAGACCAATTAAGTGGAATAGAATATATTGCTAAAGGGATGAATGCGCAATTAATTATCCATACAAACGAAAAGTTACCCAATGGTATGAATGCAATTTTGACACTAAATGCTTCAACGATGACGGGAAATCGTTGGCATAAAGAAAATTTAAAGAAAATGAAATATACATTCCAACAGGACTAGTGAAAGAAAAGTATCTTCTAAACTGAAGATGCTTTTTTTGCTTATAAATACTTGTATGTGCTTACATATGCTTATATAATAATACTGAGAGGTGAGAATTGTGTATCAAGAAGAAAGAATTCAAAAAATCTATCAACTACTGGCACAACAAGGGAAAGTAACAAAAAAAGAAATGATGAATGCGTTTTCTGTTTCTGCGGATACAGCACGGCGTGATATTTTAGAAGTGTTAAAATCAGACAAAGTTATTCGTACTCATGGAGGAATTATGCTAGCAGTCGCTAGTCCACAAGTATTTGATTTCCTTGAACGTACGCATATGTCAAAACCTGAAAAAGAACATATGGCAGCCTTAGTGCAGAAGTATTTACCAGAAAATGGTGTATGCTTTTTAGATGTATCTACAACGCTTTTGTTAGTTGCACAACAGTTAGAAAAATGTTGTACAATCTACACACATTCTTTAGATCATGCGGTTGCTTTAACCAATACACCTCAGGTAGAGACGCATGTACTTGGTGGATTACTAGACAAAGAAAATCGTTTCTTTTTTTCAGAAGAAGCGTTAAATACAATTCAACAACTTAAGTTTGATTGTTGTATTATTGGTGCAGCAAGTTTGGAGCAAGAAGGAATTTTTTTTAAAGAAAGACACAATGCACTTATTAAACAAAAAATTATTGCACAAAGTAGGAGAGTTATTTTAGTTGCTGAAAATCAAAAATTTTTTAAACAAGGACACTTTAAAGGAGCAAACTATGATCAAATTGATCAATTTATTACAGATAAAGAATTAACAGAAGAACAATATTGTTATTTTATGCCAAAAACAGAAATTGTTTTTTAGGAGGAAATGCTATGACAAAGAAAATTATTTTTAGTGATATTGATGGGACATTGCTCGATGAAAACCATCAATTAACAAATGAAACTAGACAAGTTGTTCAAGAGTTACAACGCCGAGATGTGA
This window encodes:
- a CDS encoding DeoR/GlpR family DNA-binding transcription regulator translates to MYQEERIQKIYQLLAQQGKVTKKEMMNAFSVSADTARRDILEVLKSDKVIRTHGGIMLAVASPQVFDFLERTHMSKPEKEHMAALVQKYLPENGVCFLDVSTTLLLVAQQLEKCCTIYTHSLDHAVALTNTPQVETHVLGGLLDKENRFFFSEEALNTIQQLKFDCCIIGAASLEQEGIFFKERHNALIKQKIIAQSRRVILVAENQKFFKQGHFKGANYDQIDQFITDKELTEEQYCYFMPKTEIVF